One Bdellovibrio sp. ArHS genomic region harbors:
- a CDS encoding DUF4142 domain-containing protein: MNTKQCASALLLAASFTFATAHAATYTDGEIMEIVKVANEAEIDAGDVAEDKAKNSEVKDFAKHMMEEHKKNKKEGKSVSKDNKIKMKSSAKSKEMEKDAKNKLSGLKKMKDENFDKTYITQQIEMHQTLLSELDSSLIPSAQDPKLKTFLEETKTHVQDHLTKAQEIQQKMAPTNQSM, from the coding sequence ATGAATACAAAACAATGTGCATCCGCTTTATTACTGGCGGCGTCCTTCACCTTCGCAACGGCTCACGCGGCCACTTACACCGATGGTGAGATCATGGAAATTGTGAAAGTCGCCAACGAGGCGGAAATCGATGCTGGTGATGTGGCTGAAGATAAAGCTAAAAATTCAGAGGTGAAAGACTTTGCCAAGCACATGATGGAAGAGCATAAGAAGAATAAAAAGGAAGGGAAGTCCGTTTCCAAGGATAATAAGATCAAAATGAAATCCAGCGCGAAAAGCAAGGAAATGGAAAAAGACGCCAAGAATAAGTTAAGCGGTCTTAAAAAAATGAAGGACGAGAATTTTGATAAGACCTATATTACTCAACAAATCGAAATGCATCAGACCCTGCTGTCAGAGCTTGATTCCAGTCTGATTCCTTCAGCCCAGGATCCAAAACTAAAAACCTTCTTGGAAGAGACTAAAACTCATGTCCAGGATCACTTGACCAAAGCGCAAGAGATTCAACAAAAGATGGCGCCGACAAATCAAAGCATGTAG